A region from the Bactrocera dorsalis isolate Fly_Bdor chromosome 1, ASM2337382v1, whole genome shotgun sequence genome encodes:
- the LOC105232986 gene encoding centrosomal protein of 290 kDa-like isoform X3 gives MLSSSCLLIEDIRRDEKTYKDIANTITNLSQQKNRWSNTTVNNVLNSHLHHTAAAVATEKNSRDETDYHRPTSKQQLQHHQQQQQQQQKQNNISSLRPKSLPLAANSTPAIVSAIVKKIPPVLSSTNNNGNNNNNNMNTNNNITASTNDGSNKNNNSINEIGKGVVGGIGLGSNKCKSSPRLQLQLKNLQQKHESNQHRQQQHLQPSKQQQRQQQAHERGDPDGGCNLDDLSTNYLAKTAELRVNPPAEESLNTKKGWLMKQDNRTGDWTKHWFSLSGAALFYYRDPVSEERGVLDGVLDVNSLTNVAEVSASKSYAFQLTSWDQRRLILASLSPSSRNSWIAILRNIAGLPALLSTNNNTNNSSQPLTDADVPPTVELVIKDGAVTPNIKSEIEKDFIKAQRNHELHKKPPAAPKHNHQHLSESSPPTTQQVLLQSNNSTPAKALVTTTVSTPKTTHFSSDEEYRTASEGGRRDSVDWGSPLSPSPPITTSILRNRDRLYARAAASTAARSHKRSHSSPPTSRRSTVDSVGSDELSPPPVMHPVQEELSLDKELQFRLSVAEKERNMLRDEAKERETRMSELLTTLERTEQQLNARLHEMELVRDNLTAQLEETKRNAEDIVDRLTDELEESQKKIKDLEDRLARGIDENEALYKRVHELEGSSLNSFSQMNRGKLKRMDSLSDLTQIGDIDPFALERDPLADEYNELRTRFEKAVNEIKAMKRELKESQNQFDSLEISYAALKQDLERKEIEDRAQVQMMAARIQDLTLKYSSSERQVRTLKQKMAKSERRRSLSLKGKEQLSIPKELEIKVCELEAKIDEIEKLNSVNSEPIRTVSKKSSRRRSLESNASNSDPLQFMLRLNDLEKRLDDTSAAGSISSTSTPTPSCNTPTIENSTLNSAKISEHLLDRLRCLESVLVTSRDRLEKSLHQLQNLRSSHSRRSVSPITDRKDSYRLVERCLSEVVKLIRESCETCVISGSSGDKYAVPNVMLLPDSNPVKIALTQLESQLRTKLAELLKQRRVLRERNELTERKNMELLAERVAFESVCFGKLRDSVMRAENPELFCEKQTRTEVAETSHLMTMLKAKLSGKCALKSSGTLDILAGVLARRLMLSNYRKETTNREMLDPVDKNIMDDLLRQQNEINLIAKRYKNNAMENLASGLAAETLSYISSNDLVQGAVQEAWRQAQETVNAELVQSEIAHIMLRNAERFEQSLTPSFGYTLTAEERLSFEKFADAVHDALRKEMELAVAQLTQCYKEAIQKMKRGQWRLQLEQERKISEGRQLLSDFADIIAHKALVDARITVLRGEYVEQQLAKENPDHTQKDCQRNKIGITALQRYESLFEELSNDLQINNAADILADADFEFIYKQHTIDFLNDRQVLSEISTFLSQLEDSLIALQCEASASTTSIPRSTVSIESLQDVCHKCGDLRQRADQLCQEIHRALNTPCQHCRQVHEKLLRLQQQHEHELLQLQQAHAKDKSTYMQQLENQRNAFKQIEAEKDAVSAELQYSNELLEQRASELATVNDKLHTKEQELRGKQGNQLSLLQQLEEQTEKARTHEEESNALVEKCARQDEEYAVLLQERDYLQSELTKEKERSRRFERRLEMLELEHSKQLECLQETYRDQLMAHSPDFSNVSTDDESFRQRYQAEIEQLRTLCEKGLSAMESSHRRIVADLEEKHRQEIERLLLEKETALAEETQATLAALDAMRKAHQSEVQREVARFKQEFLKQFQKGEHSAYTAKANEEELEELRQEILSFSEKFSIKCVENASLEEKLRSTTQKLKHLQQMQQLELRNKQFRAHLDSEDPTTATKFVQGLCSAKDDGVVCEDSEAKSHAHGVFHELADEQTAIVENVVPVPMTSTQNTTPPTCTVSLAIHGALATTNPSASTLEAPTKSVNKQFATLVSVDKKSENIVVDKHSEYVSDINQNSDNNNDVGDNDELNAIFYTYEPCYKQSNLHYFQSRLSFEGLKSSTFGKRLRTTSRKCTTDAATSMQPIATCASITTTKSSPASSNKTSLTTATTFTPQQAEIPISASPAKSMEAIKLLESSVAGQNWQLKQRVEQKEEAGVLQKQQEQCNINTLKLNQKQQTEQELIVDAPLAVAADILITSNSHKSKATTTKHSNIQEITNASPASNPSSSTVTLTRTKPVEQPKISSANKHIYNPNYNNNNNNNNNQNKNISNISNTNRNINTKNIIAESSNIKVHSVSAINTSSSNKNNSNGKSLVFATHERSNKAAVKTQPMIQECAVTTTTAANATTTTTKPRALGYVHVAERNAINLNSFTDFVRKTTTIAKDTTATTTKEETKFGRTYADSNDSNNDDDVGDDTPQQKQQQHAIFGNSNNNTQNKPSVSKAHNTTTATAVLGRRTHEQIPFCSPTSVSSGSEAEHATMSTTTKIRTPSSTATRRPTNAIQKHLRRFELEI, from the exons atgt TATCATCATCATGTCTACTCATCGAGGATATCCGACGGGACGAAAAGACGTACAAAGACATTGCCAACACAATAACAAATCTAAGTCAACAGAAAAATCGCTGGTCCAATACAACTGTCAATAATGTACTCAATAGTCATCTGCATCATACAGCGGCGGCGGTGGCGACGGAGAAAAATTCGCGTGATGAAACCGATTACCATCGACCAACGAGCAAACAACAATTACAGcatcatcagcagcagcagcaacagcaacagaaaCAGAACAATATTTCTAGTTTGAGACCAAAGTCATTACCATTGGCAGCGAATTCGACGCCTGCCATTGTTTCGGCCATAGTCAAGAAGATACCGCCAGTTCTATCGTcaaccaacaacaacggcaacaacaacaacaataatatgaaTACTAATAACAATATTACAGCATCAACAAATGATGGCAgcaataagaacaacaatagTATAAATGAAATTGGAAAGGGGGTTGTTGGCGGTATTGGTCTGGGCAGTAATAAGTGCAAATCTAGTCCACGATTGCAATTACAATTGAAAAATCTACAACAGAAACACGAAAGCAATCAGCACCGGCAGCAACAACACTTGCAACCATCTAAACAACAGCAGAGGCAACAACAGGCGCACGAAAGAGGCGATCCGGATGGCGGCTGTAATCTTGACGATCTTTCCACCAACTACCTGGCCAAGACGGCAGAGTTACGTGTCAATCCGCCTGCTGAGGAGTCACTCAACACCAAAAAGGGCTGGTTAATGAAGCAAGATAACCGCACCGGCGACTGGACGAAGCATTGGTTCTCACTGAGCGGTGCGGCACTCTTCTATTATCGTGACCCGGTGTCAGAGGAACGTGGCGTGCTAGATGGCGTGTTGGATGTTAATAGTCTAACCAATGTAGCGGAAGTTAGTGCCAGTAAGAGTTATGCCTTCCAGCTGACGTCCTGGGATCAACGGCGCCTCATTTTGGCAAGTCTTTCGCCCAGCTCACGCAATAGTTGGATTGCCATATTACGAAATATTGCCGGCTTGCCCGCCCTGCTGTCGACCAACAACAATACGAACAACAGTAGCCAACCGCTAACAGATGCAGATGTGCCACCAACAGTGGAATTGGTTATCAAAGATGGCGCCGTAACACCAAATATTAAAAGTGAAATTGAGAAAGATTTCATTAAGGCGCAACGCAATCACGAATTGCACAAAAAACCGCCAGCAGCTCCAAAGCATAATCATCAACATCTGAGTGAATCTAGTCCCCCTACAACACAACAGGTTCTTTTGCAATCCAACAACAGCACTCCAGCTAAAGCTCTTGTTACCACAACTGTCTCTACACCAAAAACCACACATTTCTCTTCAGACGAGGAGTACCGTACTGCCTCTGAGGGCGGTCGGCGAGACAGCGTTGACTGGGGTTCTCCGCTTTCACCGTCGCCGCCAATTACAACTTCGATTTTGCGAAATCGCGATCGTTTATATGCGCGTGCAGCAGCTTCAACGGCCGCAAGGTCACACAAGCGTAGTCATTCTTCACCGCCGACGTCTCGTCGTAGTACTGTGGATAGCGTTGGTTCGGATGAGCTTTCGCCACCACCTGTAATGCATCCCGTGCAGGAGGAACTAAGCCTTGATAAAGAATTACAATTCCGCCTCAGCGTAGCGGAGAAAGAGCGCAATATGCTGCGCGACGAAGCCAAAGAACGGGAGACGCGCATGTCTGAATTGTTAACAACACTGGAACGTACAGAGCAGCAGCTGAATGCGCGCTTGCATGAGATGGAGTTAGTACGTGATAATCTAACCGCGCAGCTGGAAGAGACAAAACGAAATGCCGAGGATATTGTAGATCGGTTGACGGACGAGTTGGAGGAGAGTCAAAAGAAGATAAAAGATCTTGAAGATCGGCTAGCGCGTGGAATTGACGAAAATGAAGCGCTCTACAAGCGTGTACATGAATTGGAAGGCAGCAGTTTGAATAGTTTTAGCCAGATGAACCGCGGAAAACTTAAGCGCATGGACTCGTTGAGTGATCTCACCCAGATCGGTGATATTGATCCATTTGCATTAGAGCGAGATCCGCTTGCTGATGAGTACAATGAATTGCGTACGCGTTTTGAGAAGGCAGTTAACGAGATTAAGGCAATGAAGCGTGAACTGAAGGAGTCACAAAATCAATTTGATTCGTTGGAAATTTCGTATGCAGCGCTTAAGCAAGATCTTGAACGCAAGGAGATTGAAGATCGTGCACAAGTGCAAATGATGGCGGCACGTATACAAGATTTAACATTAAAGTATAGCAGTTCGGAACGCCAAGTGCGAACGCTGAAGCAAAAGATGGCTAAGTCAGAGCGTAGAAGATCACTTTCACTCAAAGGTAAAGAGCAGTTAAGTATACCCAAAGAGTTAGAAATAAAAGTATGCGAGTTGGAAGCGAAAATCGATGAAATAGAAAAGCTGAATAGTGTGAACTCAGAGCCAATTCGTACAGTTTCCAAAAAATCTTCAAGGAGACGTTCACTTGAGAGTAACGCTAGCAACAGCGATCCACTTCAGTTCATGTTACGGCTGAATGATTTAGAAAAACGTTTAGATGATACGTCAGCTGCAGGTTCCATTAGTTCCACCTCTACGCCTACACCGTCATGTAATACGCCAACTATTGAAAATTCAACATTGAACTCTGCTAAAATTTCTGAGCACTTGCTCGATCGACTGCGTTGTCTTGAAAGTGTTTTGGTAACAAGCCGAGATCGCCTAGAAAAAAGCCTGCATCAGTTACAAAACCTACGCTCTTCCCACAGCCGCCGCTCCGTATCACCTATCACCGATCGCAAAGATTCGTACCGTTTAGTGGAACGTTGTCTCAGCGAGGTCGTAAAATTGATACGCGAATCTTGTGAGACTTGTGTAATCAGTGGAAGCAGTGGCGACAAATATGCGGTGCCTAATGTAATGCTGCTGCCGGATTCGAATCCGGTGAAGATTGCGCTTACACAGTTGGAGTCACAATTGCGTACCAAACTTGCAGAGCTACTCAAACAACGTCGTGTGTTGCGTGAGCGAAACGAGTTAACTGAACGCAAGAATATGGAACTTTTAGCAGAGCGCGTGGCGTTTGAAAGTGTATGCTTCGGTAAACTTCGTGACTCAGTCATGCGAGCCGAAAACCCCGAACTCTTTTGTGAAAAGCAAACACGTACGGAAGTAGCGGAGACGTCTCACCTAATGACGATGCTTAAGGCTAAGCTAAGTGGTAAATGTGCGCTGAAGTCTAGTGGCACACTCGATATTTTGGCTGGAGTATTGGCACGTAGACTGATGCTATCTAACTATCGAaaggaaacaaccaacagagaAATGCTTGATCCTGTCGATAAAAATATCATGGATGATTTGCTTAGGCAACAGAATGAAATCAATCTTATAGCCAAACGTTACAAAAATAATGCCATGGAGAATTTAGCGAGTGGATTAGCGGCGGAAACCTTGAGttatatctcttcaaatgacTTAGTGCAAGGAGCTGTACAAGAAGCTTGGCGCCAAGCGCAAGAGACCGTAAATGCTGAACTAGTACAGTCTGAGATTGCGCACATTATGTTACGTAATGCGGAACGCTTTGAGCAGTCACTTACACCTTCATTTGGTTATACGCTGACCGCAGAGGAGCGGCTTTCTTTCGAGAAATTCGCTGATGCTGTGCATGATGCGCTGCGTAAAGAGATGGAATTAGCGGTTGCACAGCTCACTCAGTGCTACAAAGAGGCCATACAAAAGATGAAGCGTGGTCAATGGCGTCTGCAGCTGGAACAGGAGCGCAAAATATCGGAAGGCCGGCAGTTGCTTTCCGATTTTGCGGATATAATTGCGCATAAAGCGCTTGTAGATGCGCGCATAACCGTTTTGCGTGGTGAATATGTCGAACAACAGTTGGCTAAAGAGAACCCCGATCATACACAAAAGGACTGTCAGAGAAATAAAATCGGTATCACTGCACTGCAACGATACGAGAGTCTTTTTGAGGAACTTTCAAATGATTTGCAGATCAACAACGCCGCCGATATACTGGCCGATGCTGATTTTGAATTCATCTACAAGCAGCATACAATAGATTTTCTGAACGATCGACAGGTGTTATCGGAAATCTCAACGTTCCTCAGTCAATTGGAGGATTCGCTAATAGCATTGCAATGTGAGGCTTCCGCTTCCACAACGTCCATACCACGCTCAACCGTGTCTATAGAAAGTTTACAAGATGTTTGTCACAAATGTGGAGATTTACGGCAACGTGCCGATCAACTCTGCCAGGAGATACACCGTGCCCTCAACACACCCTGTCAGCATTGTCGTCAAGTTCACGAGAAGCTGTTGCGATTGCAGCAGCAGCATGAACACGAACTTTTGCAACTACAACAGGCTCATGCCAAAGATAAGAGCACATATATGCAACAACTGGAGAATCAACGTAATGCCTTCAAACAGATCGAGGCGGAAAAGGATGCTGTCAGCGCTGAACTGCAATATAGCAATGAACTGTTGGAGCAGCGTGCAAGTGAGCTGGCCACTGTTAATGACAAATTGCACACCAAAGAGCAAGAGTTGCGTGGCAAGCAGGGCAATCAATTATCCCTCTTGCAGCAACTTGAGGAGCAAACGGAAAAAGCACGAACTCATGAGGAGGAGAGCAACGCTTTAGTGGAGAAATGTGCTCGACAGGATGAAGAGTATGCGGTATTGCTACAAGAGCGTGACTATCTACAGTCAGAACTTACTAAAGAGAAGGAACGCAGTCGGAGATTTGAGCGCCGATTAGAAATGTTAGAACTGGAACACAGTAAACAACTGGAATGCCTGCAAGAAACATATCGCGATCAATTGATGGCACATTCTCCTGACTTTAGCAATGTAAGCACTGATGATGAGAGCTTCCGCCAGCGATACCAAGCAGAAATCGAGCAGCTCAGG ACGCTTTGTGAGAAAGGGCTTTCGGCTATGGAATCCTCACATCGGCGCATTGTGGCCGATTTGGAGGAAAAACATCGTCAAGAAATTGAACGTCTGCTCTTGGAAAAAGAAACTGCTTTAGCTGAGGAAACGCAA GCTACCTTAGCAGCATTGGATGCCATGCGGAAGGCTCATCAGAGCGAAGTACAGCGTGAGGTGGCGCGTTTCAAACAGGAGTTTTTGAAACAATTCCAAAAAGGCGAACACTCCGCCTATACTGCCAAAGCGAATGA ggaGGAACTTGAAGAATTGCGACAGGAAATATTGTCATTCtcggaaaagttttccataaaatgcGTTGAAAATGCTTCGTTGGAAGAGAAGTTACGCAGTACAACGCAAAAGTTGAAGCATTTGCAGCAAATGCAGCAGCTGGAGTTGag GAATAAGCAATTTCGCGCACATTTAGATTCTGAAGACCCGACAACAGCCACAAAATTCGTGCAAGGCCTTTGCTCAGCGAAGGATGATGGTGTCGTATGCGAAGACAGTGAG GCAAAATCGCATGCGCATGGTGTGTTTCATGAGCTTGCCGATGAGCAAACGGCGATTGTAGAAAATGTGGTACCGGTGCCAATGACGTCAACACAGAACACCACACCACCTACATGTACAGTTTCACTAGCTATTCATGGAGCATTGGCAACGACTAATCCATCAGCTTCTACTCTAGAAGCACCAACAAAATCAGTCAACAAACAATTTGCCACGCTTGTATCAGTTGATAAGAAatctgaaaatattgttgttgataaGCATAGCGAATATGTTAGTGATATTAATCAAAATAGTGATAATAATAATGATGTTGGTGATAATGATGAATTGAATGCCATTTTCTATACATATGAGCCATGTTATAAGCAAAGCAATTTGCACTATTTTCAAAGTAGGCTGAGTTTTGAAG GTTTAAAATCTTCCACGTTCGGCAAGAGATTGAGAACAACCTCACGGAAATGCACGACAGACGCTGCCACCAGCATGCAACCTATAGCAACGTGTgcgtcaataacaacaacgaaatcGTCACCAGCATCATCCAACAAAACGTCGTTgactacagcaacaacatttaCGCCACAACAAGCAGAAATCCCGATTAGTGCAAGCCCCGCAAAGAGCATGGAGGCAATTAAATTGCTTGAGAGCAGTGTAGCTGGCCAAAACTGGCAGTTAAAGCAGCGAGTTGAGCAGAAAGAAGAGGCTGGAGTTTTGCAAAAGCAACAAGAACAATGCAATATAAACACTTTAAAActaaaccaaaaacaacaaactgaGCAAGAGCTGATTGTAGATGCGCCCTTGGCTGTTGCAGCCGACATATTAATTACTTCAAATAGTCACAAgtcaaaagcaacaacaacaaaacatagcAATATACAAGAAATAACAAATGCAAGCCCCGCAAGCAATCCCTCTTCATCAACAGTAACATTAACACGAACAAAACCAGTGGAGCAACCAAAGATTTCTAGTgctaataaacatatttataatcctaattataataataacaacaacaataacaataatcaaaacaaaaatatctctAATATTAGTAATACTAATAGAAATATTAATACTAAAAACATTATTGCTGAAAGTAGCAATATTAAAGTACATAGTGTTAGTGCAATAAATactagcagcagcaacaaaaacaacagcaacggtAAGAGTTTAGTGTTTGCAACGCATGAGAGAAGCAATAAAGCTGCCGTAAAAACGCAACCAATGATACAGGAGTGtgctgtaacaacaacaactgcagcaaatgcaacaacaacaacaacaaaaccacgaGCCCTCGGTTATGTGCACGTGGCCGAACGTAATGCCATCAACTTAAATAGTTTCACAGATTTTGTgcgcaaaacaacaacaattgctaaagatacaacagcaacaacaacaaaagaggaAACCAAATTTGGCCGCACTTACGCTGACTCCAATGACAGCAACAACGACGATGATGTTGGTGATGATACGccgcagcaaaaacaacagcagcatgCAATAtttggcaacagcaacaacaatacgcaAAACAAACCAAGTGTTAGTAAAGCACATAATACAACTACAGCTACAGCAGTGTTGGGTAGGCGTACGCACGAACAGATCCCCTTTTGCTCGCCCACTTCCGTTTCGAGCGGAAGTGAAGCTGAGCATGCGACTATGTCCACAACAACGAAAATACGAACGCCATCCAGCACCGCGACGAGAAGACCGACAAACGCGATTCAAAAACACTTGAGACGATTCGAATTGGAGATTTAG